CATGAAGCAATTGAAATACTTAGAAAGTATGGTACATCAGAAATAAGTCTATTGCATTGTAATTCACAATATCCAACTCCATTTAAAGATGTCAATTTAAGAGCAATGGTTAATTTAGAGAAGCGTTTTAATATAAATATTGGCTATTCTGACCATACTTTAGGAATCGAAGTACCAATAGCAGCAGTTGCGTTAGGAGCGACAATAATTGAAAAACATGTTACTTTGGATAGAAATATGGAAGGGCCTGATCATAAAGCTAGTTTAGAATTTAATGAACTTAAAACAATGATTGATGCAATAAGAAATATTGAGATTGCTTTAGGGACTAATGAGAAGAAAGTAACAGAATCAGAAGTTTTGAACAAAGTTGTAGTTAGAAAAAGTATTGTTGCAAAATCTAAAATACATAAGGGAGAATTTTTTACTGAAGAAAACTTGACAGTTAAAAGACCTGGAACGGGTATTTCTCCAATGAAATGGTATGACGTAATAGGGATGAAAGCAATCAAAGATTTTGAAAAAGATGAGTTGATTGAATTGTGAAAAAG
Above is a genomic segment from Neobacillus endophyticus containing:
- the neuB gene encoding N-acetylneuraminate synthase, which gives rise to MNRTIIIAEAGVNHNGDVNLAKRMICEAKKAGADIVKFQTFKTENIVTTSAKKADYQNKYTTKEETQFEMLKNLELTEDDHYILKEYCEKLGISFLSTPFDLESIDFLESLNIPFFKVPSGEITNLPYLVKIAKTRKPVIMSSGMSNLEEIHEAIEILRKYGTSEISLLHCNSQYPTPFKDVNLRAMVNLEKRFNINIGYSDHTLGIEVPIAAVALGATIIEKHVTLDRNMEGPDHKASLEFNELKTMIDAIRNIEIALGTNEKKVTESEVLNKVVVRKSIVAKSKIHKGEFFTEENLTVKRPGTGISPMKWYDVIGMKAIKDFEKDELIEL